A DNA window from Lentimicrobium sp. L6 contains the following coding sequences:
- the sprA gene encoding cell surface protein SprA, translated as MRFFTRVLLLLLFTLMLLIPNFLIQKIWAAPIGSTLFLNPPDSTTTDTTKKVDLKFPFQGDDNLFYTGGTQRSNLFLQDPKNIQQNVVFDPKTNQYVVTNKMGELDYRPPQRMDMQEYRQFEEEQSLENYWAERSNANNAGANGGIIPSIHIGGKVFDRIFGGNTIDIRPQGSAELMFGVVNNKREDPALNVRQQSVTNFDFQQKIQLNVLAKIGDKIEFKVNYNTEATFDFENKLKLKYEGDEDEIIKLIEAGDVTLPLTSTLIQGSQSLFGIKTKLQFGKLTVTSVFSQQKSESSSLTVQGGAQTNEFELRVDQYEENKHFLLAEYFKENYEPSLKELPIVNSNINITKTEVWVTNIGSPTTDNRNIVAFQDLGEYNPYFQDLYPVAGNSYPDDNSNTLRTFVDTNVVRNISSVTNHLQGKGMTSGIDYEKVELARKLKTSEYSVNTKLGFISLNTRLNPDQVLAIAYQYTIIGDPEQKVYQVGEFSDEGIIAPNTLIVKLLKSTSVNTSIPLWDLMMKNIYNIGAYQVNSEDFIMNILYTGGEDGVSKGYLPQGGEDIKGVPLIEVMNFDNLDQQSNPYPDGVFDFINNAATNGGTIQASNGRIFFTMLEPFGDYLRTKLNDDALADLYCYDSLYSLTKSEAQQYPAKNKYLLEGYYKSSSGSEISLNALNVPAGSVRVTAGGIPLTENVDYTVDYTLGRVRIINEGILNSGTPINISMESNSAFAIQQKRMMGAHFDYEMNPNLHLGGTILNLSEKPITQKTNIGDDPINNTIWGLDMSYQKESRWITKMVDKLPLIETDARSLVTLNGEFAHFLPGHSRAIGNSGTSYIDDFEGTKSTIDLKMVSRWVLASTPQGQIDQFPEAALNTGLNYGKNRAKLAWYIIDPLFYDQGNLRPPNITADELSKDEVRQVLEKEVFPNKETPNGYPTNIPVFNLAYYPTAKGPYNYDVEPVAGGTAGIDEFGNLLDPESRWGGIMREIETSDFESTNVEYLEFWIMDPFANNPNSTGGELYINLGDVSEDVLRDSRKGFENGLPVDEIKVDVDTTIWGLVPSLQSLVDAFDNRPEARPFQDVGFDGLRDDDERGFFETQYLDIIANKYGAASAAYANANADPSGDNFHYFRGSDYDNDVTYESILERYKKYNGPDGNSPASEFSNENYSTTGTTRPDVEDINRDNTLSESERYFQYEISLNPDDMEVGRGYITDMRVADNVKYENGDEITTKWYQFKIPIKRPNKVVGQISDFNSIRFMRMFMKGFKEQTILRFATLELVRSDWRKYEYSLLSPGEYIPNDQQSGTVFETAAINIEENGQRTPIPYVLPPGIDREVNIGTTNLQRQNEQSMQILTCGLVDGDARAVFKTTDFDFRRYKRLKMFVHAERSNIDDNLEDGELTLFLRMGSDFTDNYYEYEVPLNLTDWGTSDPNAIWPDANSLDIELEKLVDTKLNRNIAERADAENISLILPYSEMDGNNIITVLGAPSLSDVRAIMIGIRNPKKQGVNDTEDDGLPKCAEVWVNELRVTDFDNKSAWAATARAKVDLADFGNVIVSGTHSTAGFGGLESKINDRQQEDITNFDIATNLSLGKLFPEEWGVKVPMHFDYSESRLTPEYNPLDPDIKFDKDLDSYASKTQKDSVKALSQDVTIRKNINFINVRKDRTGQRMTKQKPWDIENFDVSYSYSEIFHRSIDVEYHLQKTYRGGLGYNLALNPKPVEPFKKMKIFRGKSLKIIRDFNFYYIPKLFSFRMDVNREYADKRMRNKSKGDVPMRWTWTKRFDWNRNYNLKFDLTRGLKLEYSAQAKASIDEPAGRIDRGDANYMDFYRDSVWSSIVSGGRMNQFDQSISLNYSIPINKIPIFDWITANARYQGDYHWTASPQSLQVRLGNTIENSNTLSLNGNIRMEKLYNKVPYLKKLNQKSRGRNKKQSSARRGATGRGGNEQAQDTTKKKSEVFKVIADNSLKFLMMWKDASVTWSQSKGNLMPGFYPEPGAIGNNWSQMAPGIGYVFGWENDITKYSDHIYWLSQDSSLNTLNFDKYSTNLNARATFEPIRDLRIELTATRTYSYTRQSYYKYDSDFEIFQEYTPMERGSFSMSFLTIGTSFDKVADDNSTKSYSKMKEYRLQMAKRLAGENPYYNGGTIDSTGFPSGYSASSQDVLHGAFVAAYTNRSPDAIPMNYFPKIPFPNWRVTYKGLSKIPALRKLFKNVTVTHSYRSAYSIGSYVSNVNYDDVNDIGHPSALNTNGDFINQYDMTLLSISEQFSPLIKLDMTWNNSLLTNLEFKKSRNLSLSFVGNQLTEVTSNEYIIGLGYRIKNVKFAIKTLGSKGSKKQLNSDLNLKIDFSVRDNMTILRRLDQDIDQISSGQRITSLNFSADYMVSQKFTVRLYFDRIMNKPHVANQYPNSTTSGGLSLRFTLTQ; from the coding sequence ATGAGGTTTTTTACAAGGGTACTGCTTTTACTATTGTTTACTCTGATGTTGCTCATCCCCAATTTTTTAATCCAAAAAATATGGGCTGCACCCATCGGGTCTACCTTATTTTTAAATCCACCAGATAGTACCACTACCGATACTACAAAAAAGGTTGATTTAAAATTTCCTTTTCAAGGAGATGATAACTTGTTTTACACCGGAGGAACCCAACGCTCTAATCTTTTCCTTCAAGACCCCAAAAACATACAACAAAATGTAGTTTTCGATCCTAAAACCAACCAATATGTGGTAACCAATAAAATGGGTGAACTGGATTATCGCCCACCCCAAAGGATGGACATGCAGGAGTACAGACAGTTTGAAGAAGAACAGTCTCTAGAAAATTACTGGGCAGAACGTTCTAATGCCAATAATGCAGGAGCCAATGGAGGTATCATTCCATCTATTCATATTGGGGGTAAAGTTTTTGACAGAATATTTGGTGGAAACACCATCGACATTCGTCCTCAGGGTTCGGCAGAATTAATGTTTGGCGTGGTTAATAACAAACGAGAAGACCCTGCTCTAAACGTTCGACAGCAAAGTGTAACCAACTTTGACTTTCAACAGAAAATCCAGTTGAATGTATTGGCAAAAATTGGAGATAAAATTGAGTTTAAAGTCAACTATAATACCGAAGCCACTTTCGATTTCGAAAACAAGCTGAAATTAAAATACGAAGGCGACGAAGATGAAATCATCAAATTAATTGAAGCAGGGGATGTAACTCTTCCTTTAACCTCTACATTAATTCAAGGTAGCCAAAGTCTCTTTGGTATTAAAACCAAATTACAATTTGGGAAATTAACCGTAACTTCTGTCTTTTCGCAACAAAAGAGTGAGTCTTCATCTCTAACAGTACAAGGAGGAGCACAAACCAATGAGTTCGAGCTTAGAGTTGACCAGTATGAAGAGAACAAACACTTCTTATTGGCTGAATATTTCAAGGAAAACTATGAGCCTTCTTTAAAAGAATTGCCTATTGTTAATTCTAATATCAATATTACCAAAACTGAAGTTTGGGTGACAAACATTGGTTCGCCAACTACTGACAATAGAAACATTGTAGCCTTTCAAGATTTAGGGGAATATAACCCTTATTTCCAAGATTTGTATCCTGTAGCTGGCAACTCTTATCCTGATGACAACTCCAATACCTTAAGAACTTTTGTTGACACCAATGTGGTCAGAAATATCAGCAGTGTCACTAACCACTTACAAGGAAAAGGAATGACATCGGGTATTGATTATGAGAAAGTAGAATTGGCTCGTAAATTAAAAACCTCAGAATACTCGGTAAATACCAAATTAGGTTTTATCTCCTTAAATACCAGACTAAACCCCGACCAAGTTTTAGCTATCGCCTACCAATATACGATTATTGGGGACCCAGAACAAAAGGTATATCAAGTGGGAGAATTCTCCGATGAGGGAATTATTGCTCCAAATACGCTTATTGTAAAACTTTTAAAGAGCACCTCTGTTAATACCTCCATCCCACTTTGGGATTTAATGATGAAGAACATTTATAATATTGGAGCTTACCAAGTTAATAGTGAAGACTTCATTATGAACATCCTCTACACAGGTGGCGAGGATGGTGTTTCAAAAGGATATTTACCACAAGGAGGAGAAGATATTAAAGGAGTGCCTTTGATTGAGGTGATGAATTTTGATAATTTGGACCAACAAAGCAACCCTTATCCTGATGGAGTTTTTGACTTCATCAATAATGCTGCTACTAATGGAGGAACAATTCAGGCTTCTAATGGGCGGATATTCTTTACCATGCTCGAACCATTCGGAGACTATTTAAGAACCAAATTGAATGATGATGCCTTGGCAGATCTATATTGCTACGATAGTTTATATAGTTTAACCAAAAGTGAAGCCCAACAATATCCTGCAAAAAATAAATATCTATTAGAAGGATATTATAAATCTTCCTCTGGGTCAGAAATTTCATTAAATGCACTTAATGTTCCTGCAGGTTCAGTACGCGTGACAGCAGGTGGAATTCCTTTAACAGAAAATGTAGATTATACCGTAGATTATACTTTGGGTAGAGTAAGAATTATTAATGAAGGTATTCTGAATTCAGGAACACCTATTAATATCTCTATGGAAAGCAATTCTGCTTTTGCCATTCAACAAAAGAGAATGATGGGAGCCCATTTCGATTATGAAATGAACCCCAATTTACATTTAGGTGGTACTATTTTAAACCTAAGTGAAAAGCCAATCACTCAAAAAACCAATATTGGTGACGACCCTATTAATAATACCATTTGGGGACTAGATATGAGTTACCAAAAAGAATCGCGGTGGATTACAAAAATGGTGGATAAATTACCATTAATTGAAACCGATGCCCGTTCATTAGTAACCTTAAACGGAGAATTTGCTCACTTTTTACCTGGTCATAGCCGTGCCATAGGAAACAGTGGTACATCATATATTGATGATTTTGAAGGAACAAAATCTACTATAGATTTAAAAATGGTTTCCCGATGGGTATTAGCCAGTACTCCTCAAGGCCAAATAGATCAGTTCCCTGAAGCAGCACTTAATACTGGACTGAATTACGGTAAAAACAGAGCAAAACTAGCTTGGTATATCATCGACCCATTATTCTACGATCAAGGAAATCTGCGTCCACCAAACATCACTGCCGATGAGCTATCAAAAGACGAAGTTAGACAAGTATTAGAAAAAGAGGTTTTCCCCAATAAGGAAACCCCCAATGGATATCCAACCAACATTCCGGTATTTAACTTGGCCTATTATCCTACTGCAAAAGGACCATATAACTACGATGTAGAACCCGTTGCTGGAGGTACTGCTGGTATAGATGAGTTTGGAAACCTATTAGATCCTGAAAGCAGATGGGGAGGTATCATGCGCGAAATTGAAACCTCAGATTTTGAGTCTACCAATGTTGAATATCTCGAATTTTGGATTATGGATCCATTTGCTAACAATCCAAATAGTACTGGTGGAGAATTATACATTAACCTTGGAGATGTTTCGGAAGATGTTTTAAGAGACAGCAGAAAAGGATTTGAAAATGGTTTACCTGTTGATGAAATAAAAGTAGACGTGGACACTACCATTTGGGGCTTGGTTCCATCTTTACAATCTTTAGTTGATGCCTTTGATAACAGACCTGAAGCCAGACCTTTTCAAGATGTCGGATTCGACGGTTTAAGAGATGACGATGAGCGAGGATTCTTCGAAACACAATATTTAGATATAATTGCTAATAAATATGGTGCTGCATCTGCGGCCTATGCCAATGCTAATGCCGACCCATCTGGTGATAACTTCCACTATTTTAGAGGCTCGGATTATGATAACGATGTGACATATGAGAGCATCCTCGAAAGATACAAAAAGTATAATGGACCTGATGGCAACTCCCCTGCTTCAGAATTCTCCAACGAAAATTATTCTACTACTGGAACTACACGACCTGACGTAGAAGACATCAATAGAGACAATACCTTAAGTGAATCTGAAAGATATTTCCAATACGAAATCAGTTTAAATCCTGATGACATGGAAGTGGGACGAGGATACATCACCGATATGCGTGTTGCAGATAATGTGAAATACGAAAATGGTGATGAGATCACCACCAAATGGTATCAGTTTAAAATTCCGATTAAAAGACCCAATAAGGTGGTTGGCCAAATCAGTGATTTCAATTCCATCCGTTTTATGAGGATGTTCATGAAAGGATTTAAAGAGCAAACTATATTACGTTTTGCTACTTTAGAATTGGTAAGAAGCGATTGGAGAAAATATGAGTATAGTCTGCTCTCCCCTGGCGAATATATCCCGAATGACCAGCAGAGCGGTACTGTTTTTGAAACAGCTGCTATCAATATTGAAGAGAACGGACAAAGAACACCTATCCCTTATGTATTACCTCCGGGTATTGATAGAGAAGTAAATATTGGAACTACAAATTTACAGAGACAGAATGAGCAATCCATGCAAATTCTCACTTGCGGATTGGTAGATGGAGATGCACGAGCCGTTTTCAAAACCACGGACTTCGACTTCAGAAGATATAAACGCTTAAAGATGTTTGTACATGCTGAACGATCCAATATAGATGATAATTTAGAGGATGGTGAATTAACCTTATTCCTTAGAATGGGTTCTGACTTCACTGATAACTACTATGAATATGAAGTTCCATTAAACTTAACAGATTGGGGAACTTCTGATCCAAATGCCATTTGGCCTGATGCTAATAGCCTTGATATTGAGCTGGAAAAACTAGTCGATACCAAATTAAACAGAAATATAGCAGAAAGAGCCGATGCGGAGAATATCAGCCTGATATTACCCTATTCAGAAATGGATGGAAACAATATTATTACCGTCTTAGGTGCACCAAGCCTTAGCGATGTTAGAGCCATTATGATTGGTATTAGAAACCCTAAAAAACAAGGGGTAAATGATACTGAAGATGATGGACTACCAAAGTGTGCTGAAGTTTGGGTAAATGAATTACGAGTAACTGATTTCGATAATAAATCGGCTTGGGCGGCCACTGCAAGAGCTAAGGTTGACTTAGCTGACTTTGGTAATGTGATAGTTTCAGGAACCCACAGTACTGCTGGATTTGGTGGATTAGAAAGTAAAATTAATGATCGCCAACAAGAAGACATTACCAATTTTGATATCGCCACTAACCTATCTCTTGGTAAACTTTTCCCAGAAGAATGGGGAGTAAAAGTACCTATGCACTTTGATTATTCTGAATCTCGTTTAACTCCAGAATACAATCCCCTAGATCCTGATATCAAGTTTGATAAAGATCTAGATTCATATGCCAGCAAAACACAAAAAGATTCTGTAAAAGCACTGTCTCAAGACGTGACTATTCGTAAGAATATCAACTTCATCAATGTAAGAAAAGACAGAACAGGTCAGAGAATGACCAAACAGAAACCATGGGACATTGAGAACTTTGATGTTAGTTATAGTTACTCTGAGATATTCCATAGAAGTATTGATGTGGAATACCATCTTCAGAAAACATACAGAGGAGGTTTAGGATATAATCTAGCTCTTAATCCAAAACCTGTAGAGCCTTTTAAAAAGATGAAAATCTTTAGAGGAAAATCTCTAAAAATTATTCGTGATTTCAATTTCTACTACATACCCAAGCTCTTCTCTTTCCGTATGGATGTGAACAGAGAATATGCTGACAAGCGAATGAGGAATAAGAGTAAAGGCGATGTACCCATGCGCTGGACATGGACCAAACGCTTTGATTGGAATAGAAATTACAATCTAAAATTTGACTTGACCAGAGGTTTAAAATTGGAATACTCTGCCCAAGCCAAAGCTAGTATAGATGAGCCCGCTGGTAGAATTGACCGTGGAGACGCCAATTATATGGACTTCTATCGAGATAGTGTCTGGTCGAGTATCGTAAGTGGAGGAAGAATGAATCAATTTGACCAATCTATATCCTTGAATTACTCTATTCCAATCAATAAGATTCCTATTTTCGATTGGATAACGGCAAATGCCCGATATCAAGGGGATTATCATTGGACTGCAAGTCCACAAAGTCTTCAAGTGAGGCTAGGAAATACTATTGAGAATTCTAACACCCTCTCCTTAAATGGTAATATCAGAATGGAGAAGCTTTATAACAAAGTCCCATACCTGAAAAAGTTAAACCAAAAAAGTAGAGGAAGGAATAAGAAACAAAGCTCAGCCAGACGGGGTGCTACAGGAAGAGGAGGCAATGAGCAAGCTCAGGATACCACCAAGAAGAAATCTGAAGTATTTAAAGTCATTGCTGACAACTCATTAAAATTCCTTATGATGTGGAAAGATGCTTCTGTAACTTGGTCGCAAAGTAAAGGTAATCTTATGCCAGGCTTCTATCCAGAGCCAGGAGCCATAGGTAATAATTGGTCACAAATGGCACCAGGCATAGGATATGTATTCGGTTGGGAGAACGACATTACCAAGTATTCCGATCACATCTATTGGCTATCTCAAGACAGCAGTTTAAACACCCTGAACTTCGATAAATACAGTACGAATTTAAATGCTCGAGCTACCTTTGAACCTATTAGAGATTTGAGGATAGAATTAACGGCTACCAGAACTTATAGCTATACCAGACAGAGTTATTATAAATACGATAGTGACTTTGAGATATTCCAAGAATATACTCCAATGGAAAGAGGAAGCTTTAGTATGTCTTTCTTAACCATTGGTACTTCTTTTGATAAAGTAGCCGATGATAATAGCACTAAATCTTATTCTAAAATGAAGGAATATCGCCTTCAAATGGCCAAAAGATTAGCTGGCGAAAACCCATATTATAATGGAGGAACCATCGATTCTACGGGATTCCCTTCAGGATATAGTGCTTCTTCACAGGATGTGCTTCATGGTGCTTTTGTAGCTGCATATACCAACCGCTCTCCCGATGCTATTCCTATGAATTATTTCCCTAAAATCCCATTCCCTAACTGGAGAGTGACCTATAAGGGATTAAGTAAGATTCCAGCATTGAGAAAACTATTCAAAAACGTAACCGTTACTCATAGTTATAGATCAGCTTATAGTATTGGTTCATATGTTAGTAATGTAAATTACGACGACGTGAACGATATTGGTCATCCAAGCGCCTTAAATACCAATGGTGATTTCATAAATCAGTACGACATGACCTTATTGAGTATCTCTGAGCAGTTTAGTCCATTGATTAAGCTGGATATGACCTGGAATAATAGCTTATTAACCAATTTAGAATTTAAGAAATCGAGGAATCTATCATTGAGTTTTGTAGGTAATCAGTTGACAGAGGTTACGAGCAATGAATACATTATTGGACTAGGATATAGAATTAAGAATGTGAAATTTGCCATTAAAACCCTTGGAAGTAAAGGAAGTAAAAAGCAGCTTAATTCTGACTTGAACTTAAAAATTGACTTCTCTGTTCGTGATAATATGACCATCCTCAGGAGGCTAGATCAAGATATTGACCAGATTAGTTCCGGACAAAGAATCACTTCTCTGAACTTCTCGGCCGACTATATGGTAAGTCAGAAGTTTACGGTAAGATTATACTTCGATAGGATTATGAATAAGCCTCATGTAGCCAATCAGTATCCTAATTCCACTACTAGTGGTGGGCTGAGCTTGCGCTTTACTTTGACGCAATAA
- the ruvA gene encoding Holliday junction branch migration protein RuvA, which translates to MYEYIQGKLVEKNPAYAVIDCSGVGYYVNISLNTFSRIGKEESVKLFIHFIVREDAQTLFGFFDTYEREVFRKLISVSGVGPSTGRMILSSMTSDEVYEAIDTGNVAALKAVKGIGAKGAQRIIVDLKDKLDKLVTDGDNLPFQHNTFKEEALSALIALGFSKQMAEKGLKKVFTSNPEIDKVEDLIKASLKVL; encoded by the coding sequence ATGTACGAATATATACAAGGTAAATTAGTTGAGAAGAATCCCGCCTATGCCGTCATAGATTGCTCAGGTGTAGGATATTACGTAAACATTTCTTTAAACACATTTTCCCGTATAGGAAAAGAGGAAAGCGTAAAGCTTTTTATTCACTTTATAGTTAGAGAGGATGCCCAAACCTTATTTGGCTTTTTTGATACTTACGAAAGAGAAGTTTTTAGGAAATTAATTAGCGTTTCTGGTGTTGGTCCGAGCACAGGAAGAATGATTTTGTCTTCGATGACTTCTGATGAAGTTTATGAAGCTATAGATACCGGAAACGTGGCCGCATTAAAAGCCGTAAAGGGAATTGGAGCGAAAGGTGCACAAAGAATCATTGTCGATTTAAAAGACAAACTAGATAAATTGGTAACCGATGGCGATAATTTACCATTCCAACACAATACCTTTAAAGAAGAAGCGTTATCTGCATTGATAGCCCTAGGTTTCTCTAAGCAAATGGCTGAAAAAGGTTTAAAGAAAGTCTTTACTTCAAATCCTGAGATTGATAAGGTGGAAGATTTGATTAAGGCGAGCCTTAAGGTTTTATAG
- a CDS encoding PspC domain-containing protein has product MEKTLTINISGWVFNINENAYEKLTQYFKKLNAHFKKEDGGDEIVADIEARIAELFKERTPEQISVITMEDVDDIMKIMGQPYEMEEDSSDEPFEPNSHFNKFKKHLFRDPINAHVAGVASGLGKYFNLDPVIIRIIFVILVTTGGIGILIYLGLWLLMPEAASTSDRIRMEGKKVNVKNIESKVKEETEYLKDRLSDFSEEAMGVYHKTGPARKIGLQKIETFVKAFGRIILRILKFILGLILFIYGAGLLVGFGILYLNLVPELEFEGFFIQGMSFPAFMSKFIIANEYASITLTALTVLVLIPIIMMVFHGIRFLFNLKRNKMVGTIAWQAWVVALIVSLGMSYTTIRAYHKDAIKITKYDFEEVQSDTLNIRLNTNSYYQNILSSDNKTVVSQDNNHPILHDDEIYGEPRLEIIENDKNSFALKLYKSSNGKNEEQANINIENTYYHFTIDSTGLLLDPYFKLGESSKWRSQEITLKLYVPEGKSIMIDNNIRRHFKMDYQWQRNLYNHRTKDSYWILNSGNFEEAKVEEESIEKEVEPALPVANKKEAQEEIE; this is encoded by the coding sequence ATGGAAAAGACATTAACAATAAATATAAGCGGGTGGGTTTTTAATATTAATGAAAACGCTTACGAAAAATTAACCCAGTATTTTAAGAAACTAAATGCTCACTTTAAAAAAGAGGATGGTGGCGATGAAATTGTGGCCGACATAGAAGCCAGAATCGCGGAGCTATTTAAGGAAAGAACCCCAGAGCAGATTTCAGTGATCACCATGGAAGACGTGGATGATATCATGAAAATCATGGGACAGCCCTACGAAATGGAAGAAGATAGTTCTGATGAGCCTTTTGAGCCAAACAGTCATTTCAACAAATTCAAGAAACATTTATTTCGCGATCCCATTAATGCACATGTAGCTGGAGTTGCATCGGGTTTAGGAAAATATTTCAATCTAGATCCTGTTATTATCAGAATTATCTTTGTGATTTTAGTAACCACTGGTGGTATAGGCATTTTAATTTATTTAGGCCTTTGGCTACTTATGCCTGAAGCTGCGAGTACAAGTGACCGCATCCGCATGGAAGGCAAAAAAGTGAATGTGAAAAACATTGAAAGCAAAGTAAAAGAAGAAACAGAATATTTAAAAGATCGTCTTTCTGATTTTTCAGAAGAAGCCATGGGAGTCTATCATAAAACAGGCCCGGCTCGCAAAATTGGACTTCAAAAAATAGAAACCTTTGTTAAAGCCTTCGGACGAATCATTCTCAGAATATTAAAATTCATTTTGGGACTAATTCTATTCATTTATGGTGCTGGATTATTAGTTGGTTTTGGAATTCTATATCTTAATCTAGTTCCTGAACTAGAATTCGAGGGTTTCTTTATCCAAGGAATGTCTTTCCCTGCTTTTATGAGCAAATTCATTATTGCTAATGAATATGCTTCCATCACTCTAACAGCACTAACAGTTTTAGTCCTCATTCCAATTATTATGATGGTATTTCATGGAATTAGATTCCTATTTAACTTAAAAAGAAACAAAATGGTTGGAACCATAGCATGGCAGGCCTGGGTTGTGGCACTCATTGTTTCTTTAGGGATGAGTTATACTACCATTAGAGCTTATCATAAAGATGCTATAAAAATCACAAAATACGATTTTGAAGAAGTACAATCCGACACACTAAATATCAGATTAAATACCAATTCTTACTATCAAAATATACTATCTAGTGATAACAAAACTGTGGTTTCACAAGATAATAACCATCCCATCCTTCATGATGATGAAATTTATGGAGAACCCAGATTAGAAATTATTGAAAATGATAAAAATAGTTTCGCCCTGAAGCTATACAAAAGCTCAAATGGGAAAAATGAAGAACAGGCTAATATCAATATAGAAAATACTTACTATCATTTTACTATTGATTCAACAGGTTTATTACTGGACCCGTATTTCAAATTAGGCGAAAGTTCTAAATGGAGAAGCCAAGAAATCACATTAAAACTATATGTGCCTGAAGGGAAATCTATTATGATAGATAATAATATCAGAAGGCATTTTAAAATGGATTACCAATGGCAAAGAAACCTCTATAATCATAGAACTAAAGATTCCTATTGGATATTAAATTCTGGGAATTTTGAGGAGGCTAAAGTAGAAGAAGAATCCATTGAAAAGGAAGTCGAGCCAGCACTACCGGTGGCCAATAAAAAAGAAGCACAAGAAGAAATAGAGTAA
- a CDS encoding PadR family transcriptional regulator, whose translation MNIEKTKAQMRKGVLELCTLAIIAEKDAYASDIIDKLKSSDLIVVEGTLYPLLTRLKNDGLLQYRWEESTSGPPRKYYQLTELGESSLIMLKSSWDELTTAVDKIISVKH comes from the coding sequence ATGAACATTGAGAAAACAAAAGCACAGATGCGAAAAGGTGTTTTAGAGCTATGCACACTTGCTATTATAGCCGAAAAAGACGCCTATGCATCTGACATTATTGACAAACTAAAAAGCTCTGACCTGATTGTGGTAGAGGGAACGCTCTACCCATTACTTACTCGCTTAAAAAACGACGGACTCCTCCAATATAGATGGGAAGAGTCTACCTCGGGCCCACCACGAAAATATTATCAGCTAACTGAATTGGGCGAATCCTCGCTCATCATGCTGAAAAGCAGTTGGGATGAACTCACCACTGCAGTCGACAAAATCATATCTGTAAAACATTAA
- the lpxK gene encoding tetraacyldisaccharide 4'-kinase — MFILRILLLPLSLIYGTITFIRNLLFDWGVFRVTKHQVPIISVGNLSMGGTGKTPHVEFLISQLNDKYQLATLSRGYGRKTKGYVIANSESDANTIGDEPLQYYHKFENIKVAVDGNRNRGAKKLLQTHPETELLILDDAYQHRFIHRDLNIMLSDFHNVYKIDHVVPSGQLREFRRGAKRADIIVITKTPVVLSPITRRRFEDELKLKDHQKLLFSKIEYDGFISFNQGNKLKKEPTVSTILLFEGIANSYPLQDYLKRFCNELIVLSFADHHNYTKKDIELIHKTYTDVFSKNKLIVTTEKDAQRLSTSEHKDVLKSCPLFYIPIHVVFHNGDEKVLMDSIQNIF; from the coding sequence GTGTTTATCTTAAGAATCTTGCTTTTACCACTATCCCTAATTTATGGGACAATCACCTTCATTCGAAATTTACTTTTCGATTGGGGTGTATTTCGTGTGACAAAACATCAGGTTCCTATTATCTCGGTTGGAAATTTAAGTATGGGAGGAACTGGAAAAACTCCACATGTTGAGTTTCTCATTTCTCAACTTAATGACAAATATCAATTAGCAACACTTTCAAGAGGCTATGGCAGAAAAACAAAAGGTTATGTCATTGCCAATTCCGAATCAGATGCCAATACCATAGGGGACGAACCTTTGCAATATTATCATAAATTTGAAAATATCAAAGTGGCAGTAGATGGGAATAGAAACAGAGGAGCTAAAAAACTTTTGCAAACCCATCCGGAAACAGAACTTTTGATTTTGGATGATGCTTATCAGCACAGATTTATCCACCGCGATCTCAATATCATGCTCTCTGATTTTCATAATGTTTATAAGATAGACCATGTAGTTCCTAGCGGTCAATTGAGAGAATTTAGAAGAGGTGCAAAAAGAGCAGATATTATTGTAATCACTAAAACCCCTGTTGTTTTATCACCAATTACCCGCAGAAGATTCGAAGATGAACTCAAACTTAAAGACCATCAAAAACTCCTATTCTCCAAAATAGAATATGATGGTTTCATAAGTTTTAATCAAGGTAATAAACTCAAGAAGGAGCCAACAGTATCTACTATTCTATTATTTGAAGGAATTGCAAACTCCTACCCGCTTCAAGATTACTTAAAAAGGTTTTGTAACGAACTCATTGTTTTAAGTTTTGCCGATCATCATAATTATACTAAAAAAGATATTGAACTCATTCACAAAACATACACCGATGTTTTTAGTAAAAACAAACTCATTGTAACAACCGAAAAAGATGCTCAAAGACTATCCACTTCGGAACATAAAGATGTACTAAAATCATGTCCCCTTTTCTATATCCCTATCCATGTGGTCTTCCATAATGGGGATGAAAAAGTGCTAATGGATAGCATACAGAATATTTTTTAA